The following coding sequences are from one Halomicrobium zhouii window:
- a CDS encoding GNAT family N-acetyltransferase: MTPANDIEVLASDRPGEAHAIRRTVFVEEQGVSEPVEFDDRDGAARHFVARVGSDAAGTARVRLVDADTAKVERVAVLPEFRGRGVGDAVMRAAHEYARNENRSRALLHAQTRVAEFYESLGYESLGPVDDETGIPHVEMVLAL; this comes from the coding sequence ATGACCCCAGCGAACGACATCGAGGTACTCGCCAGCGACCGACCCGGTGAGGCGCACGCCATCCGCCGCACCGTCTTCGTGGAGGAACAGGGCGTCTCGGAGCCCGTCGAGTTCGACGACCGAGATGGTGCGGCCCGCCACTTCGTCGCGCGCGTCGGCTCCGACGCCGCCGGCACCGCCCGCGTCCGCCTGGTCGACGCGGACACGGCGAAGGTAGAGCGCGTCGCCGTCCTCCCCGAGTTCCGAGGCCGCGGTGTCGGCGACGCCGTGATGCGAGCGGCCCACGAGTACGCCCGCAACGAGAACAGATCCCGTGCGCTCCTCCACGCCCAGACTCGCGTCGCGGAGTTCTACGAATCGCTCGGCTACGAGTCTCTCGGCCCTGTCGACGACGAGACGGGCATCCCCCACGTCGAGATGGTTCTGGCGCTGTGA
- a CDS encoding protein sorting system archaetidylserine synthase (This PssA-like phosphatidyltransferase, along with a PssD-like decarboxylase, is required in Haloarchaea for the archaeosortase ArtA to replace the PGF-CTERM sorting signal with a C-terminal lipid anchor.), producing MSLQVSRRLGPADGVTLINAVVGFVAGVVAFTDPRLAARLVLLAAIVDALDGIIARSAGNSDVGPLLDSITDIVSFGTTPGLFVYGIVRLEYGALDDLSPLVLAVALLVPAGFAAFSILRTAFYEVYVGEGEDRPGIPNALAAVILAAAYLSGLVPVPVLLGATVVLSVLMVAPVRYPKLAVRDAFALGVIQALAILVPSAFHGVFPIALLVAAMAYLTLGPVYYWGPSNGSVDNAP from the coding sequence ATGAGCTTGCAGGTGAGCCGTCGGCTGGGGCCGGCCGACGGGGTGACGCTGATCAACGCCGTCGTCGGGTTCGTTGCCGGCGTCGTCGCCTTCACCGACCCGCGACTCGCGGCCCGGCTCGTCCTTCTGGCCGCCATCGTCGACGCCCTCGACGGGATCATCGCCCGCAGCGCCGGCAACTCAGACGTCGGGCCGCTGCTCGACTCTATCACCGACATCGTCTCGTTTGGCACGACTCCGGGCCTGTTCGTCTACGGTATCGTCCGCCTGGAGTACGGCGCTCTCGACGACCTCTCCCCGCTCGTCCTCGCCGTCGCGCTCCTCGTTCCTGCGGGGTTCGCCGCCTTCTCCATCCTGCGGACGGCGTTCTACGAGGTGTACGTCGGGGAAGGCGAGGACCGTCCCGGTATCCCGAACGCGCTGGCCGCGGTCATCCTCGCGGCGGCGTACCTCTCGGGCCTCGTTCCGGTTCCCGTGCTCCTCGGGGCGACCGTCGTCCTCTCTGTCCTCATGGTCGCACCGGTCCGCTATCCCAAACTCGCAGTCCGGGACGCCTTCGCCCTCGGCGTGATACAGGCCCTGGCCATCCTCGTCCCGTCGGCGTTCCACGGCGTCTTTCCCATCGCGCTGCTCGTCGCCGCGATGGCCTACCTGACCCTCGGTCCGGTCTACTACTGGGGACCGTCGAACGGGTCCGTCGACAACGCGCCGTAG
- a CDS encoding DHH family phosphoesterase, whose product MSTATGIAMASMSRYAILGCGSVGHAVAEELVEEGKDVLILDRDEGRVEALRDQDLNAQTADIREQSIVEDLADRDVVLVLSSDVDANAQALENIRAADDGDQFVVARADDPVSADELTDLGADVVINPSTVIADSALRALETGELEYKASQLADVIDGTERRMSILIHRSPDPDSIASAAALQAIAQARDVEADIVYEGEIGHQENRAFVNLLGIELVSRGAVDMDDYDTFALVDTAKGVEPDPENVDVIIDHYEHDHDHDARFVDIRPNVSATSTILTKYIQELDLTLEQEVATALLYGIRAETLDFKRDTTPADLTAAAYLYPFADHDTLEQVESPSMSPETLDVLAEAIRNREVKGSHLVSNAGFIRDRDALAQAAQHLLNLEGITTTAVFALADDTIYLAARSKDIRMNIGKVLHDAFGEMGDTAGHSTDASVEIPLGIFTGIETSEDSRDTLLALTEEAVRTKLFEAMGVDSSSSSESSNGS is encoded by the coding sequence ATGAGTACAGCTACCGGTATCGCGATGGCTTCCATGTCGCGGTACGCTATCCTCGGCTGTGGGAGTGTTGGCCACGCCGTCGCCGAAGAACTGGTCGAGGAGGGGAAAGACGTCCTCATCCTCGACCGGGACGAGGGTCGCGTCGAGGCGTTGCGCGACCAGGACCTGAACGCACAGACCGCGGACATCAGGGAGCAATCCATCGTCGAGGACCTGGCGGACCGCGACGTCGTGCTCGTTCTCTCGTCGGACGTGGACGCCAACGCCCAGGCGCTGGAGAACATCCGTGCCGCGGACGACGGTGACCAGTTCGTCGTCGCGCGCGCGGACGACCCGGTCTCGGCCGACGAGCTCACCGACCTCGGGGCGGACGTCGTCATCAATCCCTCGACGGTCATCGCCGATTCGGCCCTGCGGGCCCTGGAGACGGGCGAACTCGAGTACAAGGCGAGCCAGCTCGCCGACGTCATCGACGGGACGGAGCGGCGGATGTCGATCCTCATCCACCGCTCGCCCGACCCGGACTCCATCGCCAGCGCAGCAGCGCTCCAGGCGATCGCCCAGGCTCGCGACGTCGAGGCCGACATCGTCTACGAGGGCGAGATCGGTCACCAGGAGAACCGCGCGTTCGTCAACCTGCTCGGCATCGAACTCGTCTCGCGGGGCGCCGTCGACATGGACGACTACGACACGTTCGCGCTGGTCGACACCGCGAAGGGGGTCGAACCGGACCCCGAGAACGTCGACGTCATCATCGATCACTACGAACACGACCACGACCACGACGCCAGGTTCGTGGACATCCGGCCGAACGTCTCGGCGACGTCGACAATCCTGACGAAGTACATTCAGGAACTCGACCTCACCCTGGAACAGGAGGTCGCGACCGCGCTGCTGTACGGCATCCGTGCGGAGACGCTGGACTTCAAGCGCGACACGACCCCGGCAGACCTGACCGCAGCAGCGTACCTCTATCCCTTCGCCGATCACGACACGCTCGAACAGGTCGAGTCGCCGTCGATGTCGCCCGAGACGCTAGACGTCCTCGCGGAGGCCATCCGCAATCGCGAGGTCAAGGGCTCACACCTCGTCTCCAACGCTGGGTTCATCCGCGACAGGGACGCGCTGGCACAGGCGGCTCAGCACCTCCTCAACCTGGAGGGGATCACGACGACGGCGGTGTTCGCGCTCGCCGACGACACCATCTACCTCGCCGCGCGCTCGAAAGACATCCGGATGAACATCGGGAAGGTACTCCACGACGCCTTCGGCGAGATGGGCGATACCGCTGGACACTCTACGGACGCGAGCGTCGAGATCCCGCTCGGGATCTTCACCGGAATCGAGACCAGCGAGGACAGCCGCGACACGCTGCTGGCGCTCACCGAAGAGGCGGTGCGGACGAAACTGTTCGAGGCGATGGGCGTCGACAGTAGTAGTAGCAGTGAGTCGTCGAACGGGAGCTGA
- a CDS encoding PRC-barrel domain-containing protein, which yields MDPDSVPQEITTLVGREVYSNNGVFVGEVEDLRLDLDRQDVTGLALHQLNRELFSGEVDASRGVIIPYRWVQAVGDVVIVNSIVERLTGPADEDEEEVAA from the coding sequence ATGGATCCGGACAGCGTTCCGCAAGAGATCACGACGCTCGTGGGCCGTGAGGTGTACTCCAACAACGGCGTCTTCGTCGGCGAAGTCGAGGACCTCCGCCTCGACCTCGACAGACAGGACGTCACCGGTCTCGCGCTCCACCAGCTGAACAGGGAACTCTTCTCGGGCGAAGTCGACGCCTCGCGCGGCGTTATCATCCCGTATCGCTGGGTGCAGGCCGTCGGCGACGTCGTCATCGTCAACAGCATCGTCGAGCGACTGACCGGCCCCGCGGACGAAGACGAAGAAGAAGTCGCTGCCTGA